ACACTCCGTAAAAAGGTCATTCATTTACTACCTCAAATTTGTAACCTACTCCCCAAACCGTTACAATCATTCTCGCTGCCTGTTCAGACACCTTATTTAATTTTTCACGTAGACGTTTTACGTGTGTATCAACCGTTCGTAAATCACCGAAGAATTCATAATGCCATACCTCTTTCAGTAATTGTTCGCGATCAAATACTTTATCCGGTGCCTTTGCCAAGAAATAAAGCAATTCATATTCTTTAGGTGTTAAACTTACTTCCTTACCATCTGCCATTACTCTGTGTGCATCATTGTCTATTGTTAAGTGTGGGAAGACAATAACATCCTTTGTTGTCGTTTCGGTTTGCAAATAGCTTGTTTGTGATGATCTTCTTAGAAGTGCTTTTACACGTAATACCACTTCCCGCGGGCTGAATGGTTTAACTATATAATCATCCGTCCCGACTTCAAAGCCCTGAACACGATTGATTTCCTCCCCTTTAGCCGTTAGCATAATCACAGGAGTAGCCTTTTTTTCTCTTAATTCACGACAAACTTCAATTCCATCCTTACCAGGCATCATTAGATCAAGCAAAATGACATCATAATCATTTGCAAAAGCTTTTGTTAAAGCTTCATTTCCATCCTCTGCTTCATCAATCATATATTCTTCACGCTCTAAATACATTTTTAATAAACGACGAATTCTTTCTTCATCGTCAACAACTAATATTTTCACGTCTTTTTCCATTATTAATCCCCCCATGAAGTTAATTGTACAAAATGGTATTGCATTTTTCTATCTTTTCTCGGTATTTACTCCTATAAAAAGTGTCAATAATTTGACAAAGTCATTTATAAATATATTTCATCGTTTAATATGTTTTAAAAAAAGCCTTCACTTAATAAAAAAAGTGAAGGCTATATAATTAAGTCCTAAAAACAAATGAATTAACCAGCATAAGAATGAAGACCAGCAATAACCAGATTAACTGCAACAAGGTTAAACATTATGATAACAAAGCCAATTACTGCCAGCCATGCTGATTTTTCACCATGCCATCCCTTTGAAAGGCGAAGATGCATAAACGCAGCATAGAATAACCAGGTAATAAGTGCCCAAACCTCTTTTGGATCCCAGCCCCAGAACCGTGACCAAGCCATTTGCGCCCAAATCATCGCAAATATGAGTGCACCCAGCGTAAATACAGGAAAACCAATTAGCACCGATCGGTAGCTAATCTCATCAACAAAGTCGAGTTTAATATTTTTCACAAGCGGCTGAAGAGCCGCTGCAATCCGCTTTCTTAAAATTAATCTGATAAGGCCGTAAAGTATAAGACCAGCCATGAAAGACCAAACAACCGTATTCATTTTTTTAGCATTGATGAAAGCCGGCATGTCAATCAAAGGCTTGAATCCATCTTTTGTTATCAGTTCGCCTTCATGTGGCCCGGTTATAGCAGGCATTGTATATTCGACAACAGCCTGATTACCATGTTTATCAATCCAATTAAATTTTTCATGATAACCAATACCTGAAAATACAGATGAGACAACTACGAACCCAAGCACCGCAACTAATGAAAACATGACCAGTTCGAGCCAAAAGGTTCGTTTGCTCGATTTTGTTTGATCAATAGCTTTAACAAGATAGATTAATCCGGCAGCAAAGCTAATTGCGAGGATTGCTTCCCCAATTGCAGCAGTGGTCACATGAATATGAAGCCAATAACTTTGCAATGCCGGTATTAACGGAGAAATATCCCTTGGAAACATACTTGCATAGGCAATAACCAAAATGGCAACAGGCATTGTAAATAAGCCAAGCAGTGTTGTTCGGTAAATAAAATAAATAACGATAAATGCACCAACAAGAGCCATTCCAAAAAATGTCGTAAATTCAAACATGTTACTTACTGGAGCATGGCCCGCTGCAATCCATCTAGTGATAAAATAACCAAGCTGCGAAATAAAGCCGATAATTGTTAATAATACGGCAATTTTTCCCCACCTGTTGGTTCCATTCTTTTCATTCTTATCCTTCTTTGATTTTATCGACCCTCCATAAAACAAGGTAGCGACTAAATAAAGAATAAAAGCAATAAATAATAAATTACTACTTAGTGTTGCCAACTAGACACCCTCCTCATCCACATTTTCCATTTGAAGCTGATCCTCTGGGATGGCAAGCTTTGTATCTGCTAAAATCGTTTCAAGTTCCCGTTTTAAACCATACCAGTTTTTATTTGTATGAGCAGCGACCCAAACTTGTCCGTTTTTCTTTTGTATCCATATTCGACGATGGTTCCAATAAGCACCTTGTATGACACCGATCATGAAAATGATGCCTCCCAAAATAAACAGCCATAATGAGGAATCTTTACGAACTGTGAACCCTGAAACATTTTGAGTATCAATTCCTTTAAATGCCATTTTGTAAGTATTGTTGCCAAACGGCTCAATTGTCTGCTTAATAGCTACGAAGCTCGTTTCCGGTTTTTCTTTATCAGGTGATGATATTTCAAAAACAAAGGCAGGATTATTAGGTGTGCGTGATTTCGTAGATGGTTCCCCATTTTTATCAAATTCAAAGTCTGGAAAATAATTAAGAATTCTTACTGAATAGCCGTTCCCAAGATCATATATAGCTTTAGGGTCTTCAAAATTAATTTTCACTTCACCAAAAGTCTGGTTCGTATCCTTATTCGTCAGCAAAAAGGTCATCGCTTTTAGCTCACTTCTATATGATGATTGGAAAATTGAGTAACCATCAAAGGATATTGGATGATTTACTCGAACCTTATATTCCTTTACCTTCTCTAGTTTCCGTTCCTCCCCGGGAAGATTTTCACTAACCCGTTTGTATAAAACAACATTAGATTGATAATTCTTAACAACTTGACCAGCCTGCTCAATCGCTTTTTCAAACGTTTTATCTTTATCTTTATCATAGTGCTGGAGTATAAATTGGTTATTTTTGAGGTAGAACTGTTCACCTGTTTCTGGAACAACAGCCGTTTCCCCCTCTTTCACCCATAAGTTCTCATTTACATAAAAACCCGGGATAAACCGAAGCATTCCGCCCAATAAGAAGATAATTAACCCCACATGGTTTACATAAGGACCCCAGCGTGAAAATCGGCCTTTTTCAGCTAATAAATCGCCATTTTCTACCCGAACATGATAGCGTTTTTCCTTTAAATGCTGCTTGATGGTCATTAAATCATTTTCATCGACGTTTTCATTCACACCAAATACCCTTTGACGCTTTAAAAAACCTTCGTGTCTTGTGACTTTTTGGGCTTTTAATGCCTTATATAAAGGGACGACCCTGTCAATACTACAAATAACAAGGGAAATACCTATCATAGCGATTAACAATAAATACCACCATGATCCGAACAAATCATGAAATCCTAACTGATAATATAATTTGCCAAACCAGCCATATTCCTGCTCATAATACACATCCGCAGGCAAGTTTATATACATTTCTTGCGGAAGAATGGTTCCAAGTATGGAAGCAAGCAAAGTAATGATGATTAGCCAAACACCAACTTTTACCGATGAGAAAAAATTCCAAATTTTATCAATAAAGGTTTTACTATATGTTTGTGAGCGCCGGGCACTTCCCTCATAGCGCATATCAAGAAGTTGTTTACCTTTACTGTCTTGTTCATCCAACACTTTTCCACAGGCTTCACATAACACGGTTCCATGCGGATTCACATGCCCGCATTCACATTTTACATCTTTCATGAAAAAAACTCCCCTACAATCCCCTTATGGTTTTATTTTCTCCATAAACTCCTTAATCTTATATTCCGTCAGTTCGCCGGTATAATATTGCACCACATTACCGTCTTTATCTATTAAAAATGTTGCCGGAAGCGAATCAACACCATAAACATTCATGACCTCTTTATCTTTATCAATCATAATCGGAAAATCTAGTTTCAGACGTTCAGCAAATTGATTTACAGCGAGTTCGGACTCCTGTATATCAACAGACAACACCTGCACTCCATTATCTTTATACTGATGATATTGATTGTTAATATACGGCATTTCTTTCTTACAAGGCGGGCACCAGGTTCCCCAGAAGTTTAAAAACACTCCTTGTCCTCGATAGTCAGACAGACGATGCTTGTTTCCCTGCAAATCAACCAAGGCAAAGTCAGGTGCTTTATCTCCAACCGCGACCTTTTGTTTAGTATCTTTTGTTAGATTAGCATAAAGCGAATAGGCAACGGCAGCACCTAGTACAAGTAAAATAATCGTTCTCAAAACTAATCGCCGTTTCTTCATAAAAAACCTCCAGTAAAGTGAAACTTCAATCCGTGGTTTTTTTCATCCCCCACTGATTGTTAGTCCCGCTCTAAAGTCTCTAATATCAAGGCTATCGCCTTAGTATTAGACTTTATGAACCCGATTAGTTCAACTATGCCGATGAAAAAGCACATCGGCAAGTTTCACTGTATCTCACCAATCGGGCTTTTACGGGCAGTTGATCACCACTTAACCCTATTAGGTCCCTCAAAGTCTTGAAATGTGTGTCTTACTGCCCGTTAATGCGGGATAAATCACATGACATAGTTATCTTAAATTATAACACTTTCCAATATTAGTATAGTGTTTACAAAAGAATGCAATTGTGACGATTTTATGAATTTTTTTTAGACATTTCCATTGCGAGAGCCCGTAGCTGCTTTACTTCATGTGGAGTCAGCTCTCTTGCTTCTCCTGTTTTTAACCCGTTTAATGTCAAAAAACCATATTGTTCTCGCTTTAATTTAAGTACCTCATTCCCAATAGCGTCAAACATCCTTCTCACCTGACGATTTCGTCCTTCATGAATAGTAATCTCAACGATCGCCGTTTGTTTCTTTTTATCTACCGAGAGCAATTTAACTTTTGCTGGTGCTGTCTTACCATCCTCTAGGCGAATCCCTTTTTCCAATTTCCTTAAGTTTTCCCTTAATGGAATCCCTTTTGTTTTCGCAACATACACTTTGTCTATTTCATTTTTTGGGTGCATGAGCAAATTAGCAAATTCACCATCATTTGTTAATAGCAGTAATCCAGAGGTATCATAATCTAGGCGTCCGACAGGGAAAATTCTTTCTTTAAACTGTGAAAAGAAATCAGTGACAACCTTCCTGCCCTTGTCATCGCTAACACTTGAAATTACCCCTCTTGGTTTATATAAAAGAAAATAAACAGGTTCTTCTTTCTCAATTTGAATTTCATTTACCTCTACTTTATCGGAAGGAAAAACCTTCACACCAACCTCAGTAACTACTTTTCCGTTTACTTTTACTCTTCCTTCTTTAATAAGCTCCTCGGATTTTCTCCTTGAAGCAATGCCCGCTCGAGCTATTACCTTTTGTAATCTTTCCATCATTTCACCTCAAAAATTTATCCGGATATATAGAAAACCGAATGTTAAATAGGAATATCTCCTATTTACCTGGAAGCCTATACACTAATCTATCCTAATGAATTATGACACAATTCTTTCACTTTTCAAAGTAACGGGTATTATTTTTAAGGAAAAATAAAAAGGCATGTCCCAAATGGAACATACCATTATTTTTTTTAATTAGTTGGTTCCAAAAATAAAGGCAACAATGATAATAGAAACGATGATTCCTACCACATCTGCAAGGAGTCCTACTTTTAGGGCATCCCCCATTTTTTTAATCCCAACAGCGCCGAAATAAACCGTTAAAACATAAAAGGTGGTATCTGTGCTCCCTTGTAAGACGGATGCCAGACGCCCAATAAAAGAATCAGGCCCATTAACAGCAATTAAATCACTCGTCATCCCAAGAGCTGCAGTCCCTGAAATGGGTCTAATTATAAGCAATGGTACAATTTCTGCGGGTACGCCCATTGTCTTCATCAACGGCCTAATCCAATTCATTAAGGCGTCTAATGCACCGGATGCACGAAAAATAGAAATCGCAACCAGCATTCCAACAAGAAAGGGAATGATCGATACAGCGATTTTGATTCCTTCTTTTCCGCCTTCGACAAAGCTTTCATAGGTTGGCACGCGTTTAAACGTACCATATAAAAGAATAAATCCAATTAACAAAGGTATAAAAGTAAGCGAAATATAGGAAATTAACTCCATCTTTTCATCTTCCTTTACGGCTTCTGCGATAATAAAAATAACGGTCAATCATAACTGCCCCTATTGCCGAGAGGATTGTCGCAATAATAGTTGGTACAACGATTTCAGTTGGTGATGCAGAATGATAATTCATCCTTATCGCAATAACTGTTGTAGGAATAATGGTGATACTAGCAGTATTGATTGCCAAAAAAGTAACCATGGATCGGCTTGCTTCATTTTTCCCGCCATTTAATTTCTTTAGTTCCTCCATCGCCTTTATCCCAAGTGGTGTCGCAGCATTTCCTAACCCAAACATATTAGATATCATATTTGACAAGATATAGCCCAGAGCCGGGTGTTTGTGAGGGACATCTGGAAACAAAATTTTCACAAGTGGTCGAAATAGCTTTGACAGCTTCTCGAGAAGTCCGGACTCTTCGGCAATCCGCATCATTCCAAGCCAGAAAACAAGTACACTAATGAGGCCGATACATAGGGTAACCGCTTCTTTTGCACCATCAAAAACCGCTTTAGTAACTGCCTCCATTGTGCCATTAATCAATCCAAATATTATTCCAACGATTGTCATGAATACCCAAATATAATTAACCATGGGCATTCACACCGATGACTGAAAGAAAAATTTCTTTTACAAAATCAAGCAGACCTTTCTTCTTCTTTTTTTCTTGTAGGTTCTGATAGTAAATCGGTGTTTCCTTAACAACCTTTCCATCCAAATAAACAGCTGCCTTACCGACAATTACTTCATTTTTGGAACTCGTCCATTTTTTCTTAGGCTTATTTAATTTATATTTAACTGAAAACAAATCCAATTCATTTTTAGTAGCAGGGTAAACAATGGATTTTTTTACATACAAATGATTTTTATAATATTTGTTTTTTGTTATTTCGATTTTCCCCTTCGCTAACACTTCTAACATATCAAATCCTTTAAACCCACTTTCATACATGGAGATGTGGTCATTCCAATCATCCGGGCCATTTAAGGTTACAGCAATTAGATCCATATCTCCTTTTGTTGCGGTTGTAACAAGCGTTCGTTTCGCACGTTTTGTATAGCCTGTCTTTCCTCCTGTACAATATTTATATTTTGATAGCAGTCGATTCTTATTTTTCCATTCTCTGTCCCAATTTTCTGTTGGGTTTGGTGCTTTATGCACCTTGGTACCTGAGATTTTTTGAAAGGTTTTGTTTTTCATCGCATAGCGCATTAGGATGGCCATATCAAATGCTGTTGAATAATGATCCTCATGATCGTCAAGTCCATGTGGGTTTTCGAAATGGGTATTATACATTCCAATTTCCTTTGCCTTCTGATTCATTAAATAGACAAAGCCATCCAAACTCCCCCCTACATGTTCGGCAATCGCAACAGCTGTGTCATTTCCAGATCTCAGCATCAATCCATAGACGAGTTCGTTAAGCTTGATTTTTTCACCTGGTTTTAAATATACCGATGACCCTTCGGCATGGGTCGCTTGTTCACTCACTTTAACATATTGATTCATTTTCCCCGATTCAATGGCAAGAATCGCTGTCATGATTTTGGTTATACTTGCGATTCTTCTTTTTGTGTGTGCATCCTTCTCATAGAGAACCCGTCCAGTTTTCTGCTCTATTAGCACAGCGCTCGCGGCACTTACTCCAAAGGAAGCATCAACCTTTTGAGGAATGTTTGCAATGAATAGTGAGACCATGAGGGAAATAATTACTAGCTTCAAAATCATTCTCATTAGTTTTAACCTCGTCTCCTTCTAAACTGACTACTTGTCTAATTTTCTAGCTTTGTACAAGTTTAT
The DNA window shown above is from Neobacillus sp. WH10 and carries:
- the resA gene encoding thiol-disulfide oxidoreductase ResA translates to MKKRRLVLRTIILLVLGAAVAYSLYANLTKDTKQKVAVGDKAPDFALVDLQGNKHRLSDYRGQGVFLNFWGTWCPPCKKEMPYINNQYHQYKDNGVQVLSVDIQESELAVNQFAERLKLDFPIMIDKDKEVMNVYGVDSLPATFLIDKDGNVVQYYTGELTEYKIKEFMEKIKP
- the ccsB gene encoding c-type cytochrome biogenesis protein CcsB, whose protein sequence is MATLSSNLLFIAFILYLVATLFYGGSIKSKKDKNEKNGTNRWGKIAVLLTIIGFISQLGYFITRWIAAGHAPVSNMFEFTTFFGMALVGAFIVIYFIYRTTLLGLFTMPVAILVIAYASMFPRDISPLIPALQSYWLHIHVTTAAIGEAILAISFAAGLIYLVKAIDQTKSSKRTFWLELVMFSLVAVLGFVVVSSVFSGIGYHEKFNWIDKHGNQAVVEYTMPAITGPHEGELITKDGFKPLIDMPAFINAKKMNTVVWSFMAGLILYGLIRLILRKRIAAALQPLVKNIKLDFVDEISYRSVLIGFPVFTLGALIFAMIWAQMAWSRFWGWDPKEVWALITWLFYAAFMHLRLSKGWHGEKSAWLAVIGFVIIMFNLVAVNLVIAGLHSYAG
- a CDS encoding nucleoside recognition domain-containing protein — protein: MVNYIWVFMTIVGIIFGLINGTMEAVTKAVFDGAKEAVTLCIGLISVLVFWLGMMRIAEESGLLEKLSKLFRPLVKILFPDVPHKHPALGYILSNMISNMFGLGNAATPLGIKAMEELKKLNGGKNEASRSMVTFLAINTASITIIPTTVIAIRMNYHSASPTEIVVPTIIATILSAIGAVMIDRYFYYRRSRKGR
- a CDS encoding response regulator transcription factor, producing the protein MEKDVKILVVDDEERIRRLLKMYLEREEYMIDEAEDGNEALTKAFANDYDVILLDLMMPGKDGIEVCRELREKKATPVIMLTAKGEEINRVQGFEVGTDDYIVKPFSPREVVLRVKALLRRSSQTSYLQTETTTKDVIVFPHLTIDNDAHRVMADGKEVSLTPKEYELLYFLAKAPDKVFDREQLLKEVWHYEFFGDLRTVDTHVKRLREKLNKVSEQAARMIVTVWGVGYKFEVVNE
- a CDS encoding spore maturation protein; this encodes MELISYISLTFIPLLIGFILLYGTFKRVPTYESFVEGGKEGIKIAVSIIPFLVGMLVAISIFRASGALDALMNWIRPLMKTMGVPAEIVPLLIIRPISGTAALGMTSDLIAVNGPDSFIGRLASVLQGSTDTTFYVLTVYFGAVGIKKMGDALKVGLLADVVGIIVSIIIVAFIFGTN
- a CDS encoding cytochrome c biogenesis protein ResB, producing the protein MKDVKCECGHVNPHGTVLCEACGKVLDEQDSKGKQLLDMRYEGSARRSQTYSKTFIDKIWNFFSSVKVGVWLIIITLLASILGTILPQEMYINLPADVYYEQEYGWFGKLYYQLGFHDLFGSWWYLLLIAMIGISLVICSIDRVVPLYKALKAQKVTRHEGFLKRQRVFGVNENVDENDLMTIKQHLKEKRYHVRVENGDLLAEKGRFSRWGPYVNHVGLIIFLLGGMLRFIPGFYVNENLWVKEGETAVVPETGEQFYLKNNQFILQHYDKDKDKTFEKAIEQAGQVVKNYQSNVVLYKRVSENLPGEERKLEKVKEYKVRVNHPISFDGYSIFQSSYRSELKAMTFLLTNKDTNQTFGEVKINFEDPKAIYDLGNGYSVRILNYFPDFEFDKNGEPSTKSRTPNNPAFVFEISSPDKEKPETSFVAIKQTIEPFGNNTYKMAFKGIDTQNVSGFTVRKDSSLWLFILGGIIFMIGVIQGAYWNHRRIWIQKKNGQVWVAAHTNKNWYGLKRELETILADTKLAIPEDQLQMENVDEEGV
- a CDS encoding D-alanyl-D-alanine carboxypeptidase family protein — its product is MRMILKLVIISLMVSLFIANIPQKVDASFGVSAASAVLIEQKTGRVLYEKDAHTKRRIASITKIMTAILAIESGKMNQYVKVSEQATHAEGSSVYLKPGEKIKLNELVYGLMLRSGNDTAVAIAEHVGGSLDGFVYLMNQKAKEIGMYNTHFENPHGLDDHEDHYSTAFDMAILMRYAMKNKTFQKISGTKVHKAPNPTENWDREWKNKNRLLSKYKYCTGGKTGYTKRAKRTLVTTATKGDMDLIAVTLNGPDDWNDHISMYESGFKGFDMLEVLAKGKIEITKNKYYKNHLYVKKSIVYPATKNELDLFSVKYKLNKPKKKWTSSKNEVIVGKAAVYLDGKVVKETPIYYQNLQEKKKKKGLLDFVKEIFLSVIGVNAHG
- the rluB gene encoding 23S rRNA pseudouridine(2605) synthase RluB, giving the protein MERLQKVIARAGIASRRKSEELIKEGRVKVNGKVVTEVGVKVFPSDKVEVNEIQIEKEEPVYFLLYKPRGVISSVSDDKGRKVVTDFFSQFKERIFPVGRLDYDTSGLLLLTNDGEFANLLMHPKNEIDKVYVAKTKGIPLRENLRKLEKGIRLEDGKTAPAKVKLLSVDKKKQTAIVEITIHEGRNRQVRRMFDAIGNEVLKLKREQYGFLTLNGLKTGEARELTPHEVKQLRALAMEMSKKNS